A region from the SAR86 cluster bacterium genome encodes:
- a CDS encoding malate synthase G translates to MSRLISSIKELFLNIFKSPAMQVDEDLKNFVNDELLNGLDITSDFFWQTLENLIYVYGPLNKSLLEKRKLLQDKIDEWHINNKDKNFNFDNYKNFLYEIGYIVPESDDFSISTKNVDPEISSIAGPQLVVPVMNARFALNAANARWGSLYDALYGTNIISEEDGASRVGSYNPARGEKVIAFAKEFLDKTIPLELGSFKNVTKFNFKDGFLSMILNDGKNTMLKDAKQYLGYSRYENDSFGLLFRNNNLHFEIQIDKAHPVGRSDVGGIKDIYMESAVTTIQDCEDSVAAVDGKDKVIVYRNWLGLMKGDLQETFIKDGQQMIRRLNKDRKYISPKGEKFYLPGRSLMLVRNVGHLMTNPAVIDKKGEEVPEGILDALFTICIAKHDLLNNGKFNNSRKGSIYIVKPKMHGPEEVKFSCDLFEAIEKALDIEPNTVKIGIMDEERRTTVNLKECIKVAKNRVIFINTGFLDRTGDEIHTSMEAGPMVRKHDMKKEPWIKAYENWNVDIGLESGFKGNAQIGKGMWPMPDEMLQMYETKTMHPKAGANCAWVPSPTAASIHAMHYHEIFVEKEQNKILSRDRAEIDDILNIPIIHDFNLSKDDINDEIENNCQGILGYVVRWIDQGIGCSKVPDINNIGLMEDRATCRISSQHIANWLHHGICNKNDVINAMKKMALVVDEQNSNDSSYIPMSPSFDGIAFQAACDLAIKGRSQPSGYTEPILHEMRLNFKIK, encoded by the coding sequence ATGTCAAGATTAATCTCATCAATTAAAGAATTATTTCTTAATATTTTTAAATCGCCAGCAATGCAAGTCGATGAGGATTTAAAAAACTTTGTCAATGATGAATTATTAAATGGTTTAGATATTACGTCTGATTTTTTTTGGCAAACGCTTGAGAATCTTATTTATGTTTATGGGCCACTAAATAAAAGTTTATTAGAAAAAAGAAAATTATTGCAAGACAAAATAGATGAATGGCACATAAATAATAAAGATAAAAACTTTAACTTTGATAATTATAAAAATTTTTTATATGAAATTGGTTATATCGTTCCTGAATCTGATGATTTTTCAATATCTACTAAAAATGTTGATCCTGAAATAAGCTCAATTGCTGGTCCTCAATTAGTTGTTCCTGTAATGAATGCTAGATTTGCTTTAAATGCAGCAAATGCAAGATGGGGAAGCTTGTATGACGCTTTATATGGAACTAATATTATTTCAGAGGAGGACGGAGCTTCCCGTGTGGGATCCTATAATCCAGCAAGAGGCGAGAAAGTCATTGCTTTTGCAAAAGAGTTTTTAGATAAAACCATCCCTTTAGAATTAGGCTCATTTAAAAATGTTACAAAATTTAACTTTAAAGATGGCTTCCTATCAATGATCTTGAATGATGGAAAAAATACAATGCTAAAAGATGCCAAGCAATATCTTGGTTATTCTAGATATGAAAATGATTCTTTTGGACTTCTATTCAGAAATAATAATTTGCATTTTGAGATTCAGATAGACAAAGCCCATCCTGTTGGTAGATCGGATGTGGGGGGCATTAAAGATATTTATATGGAATCAGCAGTAACTACTATTCAAGATTGTGAGGATTCGGTTGCAGCAGTTGATGGCAAAGATAAAGTTATAGTTTACCGAAATTGGCTTGGCTTAATGAAAGGAGACTTACAAGAAACATTTATTAAGGATGGGCAACAAATGATTAGAAGATTAAATAAGGATAGAAAGTATATTTCACCTAAAGGCGAAAAATTCTATCTTCCAGGAAGAAGTTTAATGCTTGTAAGAAATGTTGGTCATTTAATGACGAATCCAGCAGTTATTGATAAGAAAGGAGAGGAAGTACCAGAGGGGATTCTTGATGCATTATTTACTATTTGTATTGCAAAACATGACTTACTAAATAATGGTAAATTTAACAATTCCCGTAAGGGAAGTATTTATATTGTTAAACCCAAAATGCATGGTCCTGAAGAAGTAAAATTTTCTTGTGATCTTTTTGAAGCAATTGAAAAGGCATTGGATATAGAACCAAATACTGTAAAGATTGGGATTATGGATGAAGAAAGACGCACAACAGTAAATTTAAAAGAATGTATAAAAGTTGCAAAAAACAGAGTTATTTTTATTAATACAGGCTTCTTAGACAGAACTGGTGATGAGATACATACTAGTATGGAGGCAGGACCAATGGTAAGAAAACATGATATGAAAAAAGAGCCATGGATTAAAGCTTATGAAAACTGGAACGTTGATATTGGTCTAGAATCAGGTTTTAAAGGCAATGCTCAAATTGGAAAAGGGATGTGGCCTATGCCTGATGAAATGTTACAAATGTATGAAACAAAAACAATGCATCCAAAAGCTGGTGCAAACTGTGCATGGGTTCCATCACCAACAGCTGCTTCTATTCATGCAATGCATTATCATGAAATATTTGTAGAGAAAGAACAAAATAAAATTTTATCTAGAGACAGAGCTGAAATCGATGATATTTTAAACATTCCAATTATTCATGACTTTAATCTCTCTAAAGATGATATAAATGATGAAATTGAAAACAACTGTCAGGGCATATTGGGATATGTCGTAAGATGGATTGATCAAGGCATTGGTTGTTCAAAAGTTCCAGATATTAATAATATAGGTTTAATGGAAGATAGAGCAACCTGCAGAATTTCTAGTCAACACATTGCTAACTGGCTTCATCATGGTATTTGTAATAAGAATGATGTTATAAATGCAATGAAGAAGATGGCGCTTGTAGTTGATGAACAAAATTCAAATGATTCATCATATATCCCAATGTCTCCATCGTTTGATGGAATAGCATTTCAAGCTGCATGTGATTTAGCCATTAAAGGCAGATCGCAACCCAGTGGCTATACTGAACCAATACTTCATGAGATGAGATTGAATTTTAAAATAAAATAA
- a CDS encoding DUF1330 domain-containing protein, producing the protein MAKGYWLVRGNILNLEEYSKYIDLAGPIIKKYDGIFLARGGQQEEFEITGYERSVLIEFKSYDAALKCYKSEEYQTALQHVKNSSKRLVSIVEGII; encoded by the coding sequence ATGGCAAAAGGTTACTGGTTAGTAAGAGGCAATATATTAAATCTTGAAGAATATTCCAAATATATCGATCTTGCTGGGCCAATTATAAAAAAATATGATGGAATCTTTTTAGCAAGAGGTGGTCAACAAGAGGAATTTGAAATTACTGGTTACGAAAGGTCGGTTTTAATTGAGTTCAAGTCATATGATGCAGCATTAAAATGTTATAAATCTGAGGAATATCAAACCGCTCTACAGCATGTCAAAAACTCATCAAAACGGTTAGTTTCTATAGTTGAGGGCATAATTTAA
- the pyk gene encoding pyruvate kinase has translation MTFSRTKIICTIGPATKDLKTLKNLYNNGMNVARINMSHADHRSAKSIIDRIHKINADPKSRFGPIGILLDTQGPEIRTGDTNITQDLKVGDEVTLTVRDQVDVETSSIKINYKDLIESVNPGSKISVDNGLINFKVLKKESETLLCKVLDGGKLGSKRHVNLPGVRINLPSITSKDMDDINFGIKNKVDFIALSFVRDKEDLKKLQQILDKKKSYAKIIAKIENQDGLDNINDICKFSWGVMVARGDLGIETSLTDLPNIQRKIMHACAKWGRRSIVATHLLESMISNPTPTRAEVSDIANAIYEGADAIMLSGETSIGKYPKECVQFLKSIAIKTEKFPTLGYEKNLISTTDWEHIGVAAKNLAEATNADGIIAITRTGNTATYVANAKPNGIPIYTFTNNQDTYKKLSLVGSSYSYMIGSLKDHDKTLNKVIKILKNKYDKKTKLKFILASGIFSEEHSEAIQIINI, from the coding sequence ATGACATTTTCAAGAACAAAAATAATCTGCACGATAGGACCTGCAACAAAAGATTTAAAAACACTAAAAAATTTGTATAACAATGGCATGAATGTTGCGCGCATAAATATGTCACATGCTGATCATAGATCTGCCAAGTCAATTATAGACAGAATACACAAGATAAATGCTGACCCTAAATCAAGGTTTGGACCAATTGGTATTTTATTAGATACTCAGGGGCCAGAAATTAGAACTGGTGATACAAATATTACGCAAGATTTAAAAGTCGGAGATGAAGTAACTTTAACAGTGAGAGATCAAGTTGATGTTGAAACTTCGTCTATCAAAATAAATTATAAAGATCTAATTGAAAGTGTTAATCCAGGATCTAAAATTTCTGTAGACAATGGCTTGATAAATTTTAAAGTGCTTAAAAAAGAATCTGAAACTTTGTTATGTAAAGTTTTAGATGGAGGAAAATTAGGATCTAAAAGACACGTAAATCTTCCTGGAGTAAGAATTAATCTACCCTCAATCACATCTAAAGACATGGATGACATTAATTTTGGAATTAAAAATAAAGTAGATTTTATAGCGCTTTCATTTGTAAGGGATAAAGAGGATTTAAAAAAGCTCCAACAAATTTTAGATAAAAAGAAATCGTATGCAAAAATCATAGCTAAAATTGAAAATCAAGATGGACTTGATAATATTAATGATATATGTAAATTTTCCTGGGGTGTTATGGTTGCGCGAGGAGATTTAGGTATTGAAACTAGCTTAACGGATTTGCCAAATATACAAAGAAAAATTATGCATGCTTGTGCAAAATGGGGCAGAAGGTCAATAGTTGCAACCCATTTACTTGAATCTATGATTTCAAATCCTACACCAACCAGAGCAGAGGTTAGTGATATTGCAAACGCTATTTATGAAGGTGCAGATGCAATAATGCTCTCTGGTGAAACTAGTATTGGTAAATATCCTAAAGAATGCGTTCAATTTTTGAAATCTATTGCAATAAAAACTGAAAAGTTTCCAACTTTAGGCTATGAAAAAAACTTAATCTCAACTACTGATTGGGAACACATTGGTGTCGCGGCAAAAAATTTAGCAGAAGCAACTAATGCAGATGGAATTATAGCAATCACAAGAACTGGAAACACTGCAACATACGTCGCAAATGCAAAACCTAATGGAATTCCGATATATACATTTACAAATAACCAAGATACTTATAAGAAATTGTCTTTAGTAGGATCCTCTTATTCGTACATGATAGGAAGCTTAAAGGATCATGATAAGACGCTGAATAAAGTTATTAAAATTTTAAAAAATAAATACGATAAAAAAACTAAATTAAAATTTATTTTGGCATCGGGTATTTTTTCTGAGGAACATTCAGAAGCCATACAAATAATTAATATTTAA
- a CDS encoding sodium/solute symporter (Members of the Solute:Sodium Symporter (SSS), TC 2.A.21 as described in tcdb.org, catalyze solute:Na+ symport. Known solutes for members of the family include sugars, amino acids, nucleosides, inositols, vitamins, urea or anions, depending on the system.), producing the protein MFNNLDWFIVALYAISLISLAYYVSRKPSGESRSTEDYFLAGRSLPWWAIGASLIAANISAEQIIGMSGQGFVVGMAIAVWELTAAIALIIMAKFFLPIYLNKQIYTMPQFLEQRFDSRVSLVLSFFWLIVYIFINLTSVLWLGSMAINTLTGLDTIYGLIVLALFSLAYSLSGGLKAVAMTDIVQVVLLIFGGLAVSYIALNIISGPEAGIISGFSIVFNELPDKFDMILSPDHPSYSDLPGIWILLGLGVWIGHISYWGFSQYITQRALGAKSIKEAQKGVMFAAYLKLLMPFVIVLPGICAALLFPTLSVQNSDTAYPKMMLELLPNGLLGLTFAALIAAIVSSLASMTNSISTIFTMDIYRKFSKNSSDQLLLVSVGRYAVVISLLIAVSIAKPLLGSFDSIFQFIQNFTGLFTPGIVVIFLVALFWKKATALSVLVAAIGSVSLSILINVIYPDLPFIHRMTIVFCASALACFLTAIAQGNNDQENAINLNDINFSTSKSFNTNVSVIVIILLTTYIALG; encoded by the coding sequence ATGTTTAATAATTTAGATTGGTTCATTGTGGCACTTTATGCCATTAGTTTAATTTCTCTTGCATATTATGTATCAAGAAAACCTTCTGGAGAATCTAGGAGTACTGAAGATTATTTCTTGGCTGGCCGTTCTTTACCTTGGTGGGCAATAGGAGCTTCTTTAATAGCAGCAAACATATCAGCTGAACAAATTATTGGAATGTCAGGACAAGGTTTTGTTGTTGGCATGGCAATAGCTGTATGGGAGTTAACGGCGGCAATTGCTCTAATAATTATGGCTAAATTCTTTCTTCCTATCTATCTAAATAAGCAAATTTACACAATGCCTCAATTTTTAGAACAGAGATTTGATAGCAGAGTAAGCTTAGTTTTATCTTTTTTTTGGTTAATTGTTTATATATTTATAAATCTTACAAGTGTTTTATGGTTGGGTTCAATGGCAATAAATACCCTTACGGGTCTTGATACTATATACGGTTTAATAGTCTTAGCTTTATTTTCATTAGCTTATTCATTATCTGGTGGTCTTAAAGCGGTAGCTATGACCGACATAGTTCAAGTTGTTTTGTTAATTTTTGGAGGTCTAGCTGTTTCATATATTGCATTAAATATTATTTCAGGACCAGAAGCGGGCATAATTAGTGGATTCTCAATTGTATTCAATGAGTTACCTGATAAATTTGATATGATTTTGTCACCTGATCATCCATCTTATTCAGATCTTCCTGGAATATGGATACTCTTAGGCTTAGGGGTATGGATTGGACACATCTCATATTGGGGATTTAGTCAATATATTACACAAAGAGCTTTAGGGGCAAAATCGATTAAAGAAGCACAAAAAGGAGTTATGTTTGCAGCATACTTAAAATTATTAATGCCGTTTGTAATTGTATTACCTGGAATATGTGCCGCTTTATTATTTCCAACGCTTTCTGTTCAGAACTCTGATACAGCATATCCGAAAATGATGCTTGAACTTCTTCCTAATGGTTTATTGGGACTAACATTTGCTGCTTTAATAGCAGCTATTGTTTCCTCATTAGCCTCTATGACAAATAGCATCAGTACTATTTTTACGATGGATATTTATAGGAAATTCTCAAAAAATTCATCTGACCAATTATTATTAGTTTCTGTTGGAAGATATGCCGTCGTAATTTCTTTATTAATTGCGGTTTCAATAGCAAAACCTTTATTAGGAAGTTTTGATTCTATATTTCAATTTATTCAAAATTTTACAGGTTTATTTACTCCTGGAATTGTAGTTATTTTTTTAGTGGCTTTGTTTTGGAAAAAAGCAACTGCATTGTCAGTTCTTGTTGCTGCTATTGGCTCTGTTAGCTTGTCAATTTTGATAAACGTAATTTATCCAGATTTACCATTTATACATAGAATGACTATTGTTTTTTGTGCATCAGCGCTTGCATGTTTTCTTACAGCCATTGCGCAAGGTAATAATGATCAAGAAAATGCCATTAATTTAAATGATATAAATTTTTCAACTTCAAAATCTTTTAACACTAATGTTTCTGTAATAGTAATAATTTTATTGACAACTTATATTGCTCTTGGTTAA
- a CDS encoding exo 1,3/1,4-beta-D-glucan glucohydrolase, which yields MKRFLIFLFALNISASDNWSHKNSCSINSYDKKLIKSLVKNMTLEQKVGQIIMPDIDEVTPAEAKKYQLGTFLNGGGKFPNKNKNSSIDDWKNISKAFYDASPEVNGIKIPILWGTDAVHGHNNVIGATIFPHNIGLGASMNPGLVKEIGEAVAKELLSTGISWTFAPTIAVPRDDRWGRTYEGYSENPNLVAELGQAMILGLQGIDENYLDNNHVLSTAKHFIGDGGTSEGIDQGNTQISEKELRDVHGLPYYFAIDSCIQVIMASFNSWNGKKLHGYEYLLKDVLKNQMNFDGLIVGDWNGHGQLPNCTNSNCAQSFNAGVDIFMAPDEWKALYINTLKQVKNGEISSERLDDAIYRILRVKAILGLFDEKKPHMFPKNFVGNDDHKKLARKAVRQSIVLLKNNDSVLPLNPKKHYLVVGKSAIDIKNQMGGWTISWQGRDNLNNEFPGTKNIFTAIKTHIEKDGGTVEYSSDGSYKQKPDAAIMVYGEEPYAEGDGDLKSIIFNNPDTNYYSVMKKISNQNIDIISLFISGRPLVVNRELNISKAFVELWLPGSAVEGISDIIFSTEQGEVKYDFHGKLPYSWPRNSAQTSINMDDEDYDPLFAYGYGLSYKDTVNLPNYAEEKPFIQLDKIMFFAGSALPPNNEFIIEDKKYSKVNADFYKSPNSKVLLQKIDYQKQDDAKNIKFYSTSNINEWGIENQYLYDLSYTSNAIFELVFRKNKFESKDNKVFISFKCTKNDYDIHVTGNDKCSATFDITDILKESKNKDWKTLKIPFKCLTEKDFDLSSISSVFSIKTSASLDIDIHSLKMINMYENEKNIKCDSL from the coding sequence ATGAAGCGATTTTTAATTTTTTTATTTGCACTCAATATAAGTGCTTCTGACAATTGGTCTCATAAAAATTCATGTTCCATAAATTCTTATGATAAAAAACTTATTAAATCATTAGTGAAAAATATGACTCTTGAGCAGAAAGTTGGTCAAATCATAATGCCAGACATTGATGAGGTTACACCAGCTGAAGCAAAAAAATATCAATTAGGAACTTTCTTAAATGGTGGTGGAAAATTTCCAAATAAGAACAAAAATAGTTCTATAGATGATTGGAAAAATATTAGTAAAGCTTTTTATGATGCATCCCCTGAAGTAAATGGAATTAAAATTCCAATTTTATGGGGTACTGATGCAGTTCATGGCCATAATAATGTTATTGGAGCAACTATTTTTCCCCATAATATAGGATTAGGAGCATCAATGAATCCTGGTCTAGTTAAAGAAATTGGGGAGGCTGTCGCAAAAGAATTACTTTCAACTGGCATATCTTGGACTTTTGCACCAACTATTGCTGTACCTAGAGATGATCGATGGGGAAGAACATATGAAGGGTACTCAGAAAATCCAAATCTTGTAGCAGAATTAGGACAAGCTATGATCCTTGGACTTCAGGGTATTGATGAAAATTATCTTGATAATAATCATGTACTTTCAACTGCTAAACATTTTATTGGTGATGGCGGTACTTCTGAGGGTATAGATCAAGGCAATACTCAAATTAGTGAAAAAGAGTTAAGGGATGTTCATGGACTTCCATATTATTTTGCAATCGATTCATGTATTCAAGTGATCATGGCAAGTTTTAATTCATGGAACGGAAAAAAACTACATGGATATGAATATTTACTAAAAGATGTTTTAAAGAATCAAATGAATTTTGATGGCCTAATTGTTGGAGACTGGAATGGCCACGGCCAATTACCAAATTGCACAAATTCCAATTGTGCTCAATCCTTTAATGCAGGTGTTGATATATTCATGGCTCCAGATGAATGGAAGGCTTTATATATAAATACATTAAAGCAAGTTAAAAACGGTGAGATATCAAGTGAAAGACTTGATGATGCTATTTATAGAATTTTGAGAGTAAAAGCAATTCTTGGTTTATTTGATGAAAAAAAACCACATATGTTTCCAAAAAATTTCGTTGGAAACGATGATCACAAAAAATTAGCAAGAAAAGCTGTTCGGCAATCAATCGTGCTATTAAAAAATAATGATTCTGTGTTACCTCTTAATCCTAAGAAACATTATTTAGTTGTCGGTAAAAGCGCTATAGATATAAAAAATCAAATGGGTGGGTGGACTATATCTTGGCAAGGAAGAGATAATTTAAATAATGAATTTCCTGGTACAAAAAATATATTTACTGCAATCAAAACTCATATTGAAAAAGATGGAGGTACTGTTGAGTACTCTTCAGATGGCTCTTACAAACAAAAACCAGATGCGGCTATTATGGTTTATGGAGAAGAGCCTTATGCCGAAGGTGATGGCGATTTAAAATCAATTATCTTTAATAATCCTGATACTAATTATTATTCAGTAATGAAAAAAATTTCAAATCAAAATATTGATATTATATCTTTATTCATATCTGGTAGACCATTGGTTGTTAACCGTGAACTTAATATTTCGAAAGCTTTTGTAGAGTTATGGTTGCCAGGAAGTGCAGTTGAGGGTATTAGTGACATTATTTTTAGTACTGAACAAGGAGAGGTAAAGTACGATTTTCATGGAAAATTACCATATTCATGGCCTCGTAATTCTGCGCAAACTAGCATAAATATGGATGATGAAGATTATGATCCTTTATTTGCCTATGGTTATGGTCTTTCATACAAGGATACCGTAAATCTACCCAATTATGCTGAAGAAAAGCCATTCATTCAATTAGATAAAATAATGTTTTTTGCTGGCTCTGCATTACCACCTAACAACGAATTTATAATCGAAGACAAAAAATATTCAAAAGTTAACGCAGATTTTTATAAGAGCCCTAATAGTAAAGTATTACTTCAAAAAATTGATTATCAAAAACAAGACGATGCAAAAAATATTAAATTTTATTCAACAAGCAACATAAACGAGTGGGGGATCGAAAATCAATATTTATATGATCTTTCATATACCTCAAATGCAATATTCGAATTAGTCTTTAGAAAGAATAAATTTGAATCAAAAGATAACAAAGTATTCATTTCTTTTAAATGTACTAAAAATGACTATGATATTCATGTAACTGGTAACGATAAGTGTTCTGCAACTTTTGATATTACTGATATTCTTAAAGAATCAAAAAATAAAGATTGGAAAACTCTTAAAATTCCATTTAAATGTCTTACAGAAAAAGACTTTGATCTTTCATCGATTAGCTCGGTCTTTTCTATAAAAACCAGTGCTAGTTTAGATATAGATATTCATTCTTTAAAAATGATAAATATGTACGAAAATGAAAAGAATATTAAATGTGATTCACTGTGA
- a CDS encoding glucokinase: MNKILLIDIGGTNIRYAYANPGDSVIEDSQKTSLKKMLEFDLFFEGLLKNNTIKNVVLSVAGPKIDESITMTNRNFKISAAHLKETYSLDTCYLLNDWEAIGYSFASINLNEIEFIKEGMPFNGNSLFIGPGTGLGAALVIDEQYVIPSEIGHISGFNKQLSENYKLENFEEDLCLEDFISGSAIGDIYSKLIKAKTTPEEVVNLSIKNDKTANQVIEGFTISLGQILSDLALGYLTGKGIYIAGGLMRDLQNIIDKDLFIQSFYSNKKNIHKDMLKRISIGVIKKHHTPLFGNLNFFNLKES; encoded by the coding sequence GTGAATAAAATTCTGTTAATTGACATTGGTGGAACAAATATAAGATATGCATATGCCAATCCTGGTGATAGTGTGATCGAGGATTCCCAGAAAACATCTTTAAAAAAAATGCTTGAATTTGATTTATTTTTTGAAGGATTATTAAAAAATAATACTATTAAAAATGTAGTTCTATCTGTTGCAGGGCCAAAAATAGATGAATCAATAACAATGACAAATAGAAATTTTAAAATTAGTGCAGCACATCTTAAAGAAACCTATTCATTAGATACCTGTTATCTTTTAAATGATTGGGAAGCAATTGGTTACAGTTTTGCGTCAATAAATCTAAATGAGATTGAATTCATAAAAGAAGGTATGCCATTTAATGGAAATTCTCTTTTTATTGGCCCTGGTACTGGTCTTGGAGCAGCTCTTGTTATTGATGAACAATATGTAATACCTTCTGAAATTGGCCATATTTCAGGATTTAATAAACAATTGTCTGAGAATTATAAGTTAGAAAATTTTGAGGAAGATCTTTGTCTTGAAGATTTTATCTCAGGCTCTGCCATTGGCGATATTTACTCTAAATTAATCAAAGCTAAAACAACTCCGGAAGAGGTTGTAAATCTATCTATTAAAAATGACAAAACTGCAAATCAGGTCATAGAAGGATTTACAATTTCCTTAGGTCAAATTTTGTCTGATCTAGCGTTAGGATATCTAACAGGTAAAGGTATTTATATAGCTGGAGGTCTTATGAGAGATTTACAAAATATTATAGATAAAGATTTGTTTATTCAAAGTTTTTATTCTAATAAAAAAAATATTCATAAAGATATGCTTAAAAGAATATCAATTGGAGTAATAAAAAAACACCACACACCACTTTTTGGTAACTTAAATTTTTTTAATTTGAAAGAAAGTTAA
- a CDS encoding 50S ribosomal protein L33: MADKKQTKVYLIPENETRDSHTYHYTAIKTRKFTLENKKMRLKKFNPVKRIHEWFVEAKLPPHN, translated from the coding sequence ATGGCTGATAAAAAACAAACCAAGGTATATTTAATACCAGAAAACGAAACTAGGGATAGTCATACTTATCATTACACTGCTATCAAAACTAGAAAGTTTACGCTTGAAAACAAAAAGATGCGTTTAAAAAAGTTCAATCCTGTCAAGCGTATTCACGAATGGTTTGTTGAAGCAAAGCTCCCGCCTCATAACTAA
- a CDS encoding cytidylyltransferase — protein MSNKKNTIRKIHESKFKASIVATGGGANFIADLLSISGASNTILESYVPYSRKSIDIFLKASPEKYCSLPTALNIASKAYRKSSILKEETKNKHLIGLSIVASLATSYKKIGEHKFFIVIQTNSYTKCISCVLEKNKRSREEEEELISEYALYLIAYACNVKYETPEHNEVVDIVTIKAEDAWIKLYNEKIKTVFIGNKDPKIIFSGSFNPLHEGHIKIKELAEKRLGKDLSYEICINNEDKPPLSFYELKNTINQFQENESLVITNKGKFSEKAKIFPNCIFVVGVDTLLRIFDLNYYSSEKDMEKNFQNFVDYDANFLVFGRKINDKFITLKELDIPDILQSRCTGIDEENFREDISSTIIRMEET, from the coding sequence ATGAGCAATAAAAAAAATACAATTCGTAAAATTCATGAATCAAAGTTTAAAGCCTCTATTGTTGCAACTGGAGGTGGGGCTAATTTTATAGCAGACTTGTTAAGTATTTCTGGTGCCAGTAATACAATTCTTGAATCGTATGTACCTTATTCAAGAAAATCCATTGATATTTTTTTGAAAGCCTCTCCTGAAAAATATTGTTCTTTACCTACAGCACTTAATATTGCGTCTAAAGCATATAGAAAGTCATCTATACTAAAAGAAGAAACAAAAAATAAGCATTTAATTGGTCTAAGTATAGTTGCGAGTTTGGCAACATCTTACAAAAAAATAGGCGAGCATAAATTTTTTATAGTTATTCAGACAAATAGTTATACTAAATGTATAAGCTGTGTTCTTGAAAAAAATAAGAGGTCTCGAGAAGAAGAAGAAGAATTGATCTCTGAATACGCTTTGTACCTAATTGCTTATGCTTGCAACGTTAAATATGAAACTCCTGAGCATAATGAAGTTGTTGATATTGTAACTATCAAGGCAGAAGATGCTTGGATAAAACTATACAATGAAAAAATAAAAACTGTTTTTATAGGTAATAAAGATCCTAAAATAATATTCTCAGGTTCGTTTAATCCTCTGCATGAAGGTCACATTAAGATTAAAGAGCTAGCTGAAAAAAGATTAGGTAAAGATCTATCATATGAAATATGTATTAATAACGAAGATAAGCCACCTCTTAGTTTTTATGAGCTAAAAAATACTATCAATCAATTTCAAGAAAATGAGAGTTTAGTTATTACCAATAAAGGCAAATTTTCAGAAAAAGCTAAAATTTTCCCTAATTGTATTTTTGTAGTTGGTGTTGATACATTACTTAGAATTTTTGATCTAAACTACTACTCTTCTGAAAAAGATATGGAAAAGAATTTTCAAAATTTTGTTGATTATGATGCAAATTTTTTAGTATTTGGAAGAAAAATTAATGATAAATTCATTACTTTAAAGGAATTAGATATTCCAGATATTCTTCAATCAAGATGCACTGGAATAGACGAAGAAAACTTCAGAGAAGATATTTCATCGACAATTATAAGAATGGAGGAAACTTAG